From a single Paraburkholderia sp. FT54 genomic region:
- a CDS encoding exodeoxyribonuclease VII small subunit, producing the protein MAKTASKDTAATPAEGVDTTPLPENYEAAQAELEGLVARMESGNLSLEESLTAYRRGAALVAFCQQQLEKVEQQVRVLDGETLKPLPMNTAGTAATESGDDL; encoded by the coding sequence ATGGCGAAGACCGCTTCGAAGGATACTGCAGCCACGCCAGCCGAAGGCGTCGACACCACGCCGCTGCCCGAGAACTACGAAGCCGCCCAGGCGGAGCTGGAAGGGCTGGTTGCACGCATGGAAAGCGGCAATCTCAGCCTCGAGGAGTCGCTCACCGCCTACCGGCGTGGCGCGGCGCTCGTGGCGTTTTGCCAGCAGCAGCTCGAGAAGGTCGAGCAGCAGGTGCGCGTGCTCGACGGCGAGACGCTCAAGCCGCTGCCCATGAATACCGCAGGCACAGCCGCTACTGAAAGCGGGGACGACCTATGA
- a CDS encoding sulfurtransferase, translated as MPHTHYTTLISAANLAERLAAAPGSVFVIDCRFDLADTEAGEKAYLAGHLPGAHYLHLDRDLSGPKNGHNGRHPLPDRARLVETLESRGLKQGQQVVAYDAQGGMYAARAWWLLRWLGHDAVALLDGGLQAWEAGGHPLTQDAPAQNTGDFKAGAPLSVTVDAQTVERNLSSKEHVVVDARAADRYRGENETLDRVGGHIPGALNRFFKDNLTVDGRFKPAHTLREEFHALLADTPPEHVVLQCGSGVTACVNALAMEVAGLHGAALYAGSWSEWSSDPKRPIATGPNP; from the coding sequence ATGCCCCACACTCATTACACCACTCTGATTTCCGCGGCCAATCTCGCGGAACGGCTTGCCGCCGCGCCGGGCAGCGTGTTCGTCATCGATTGCCGGTTCGATCTGGCCGACACCGAAGCGGGCGAAAAAGCTTACCTGGCCGGGCATCTGCCGGGCGCGCATTACCTGCATCTCGATCGCGATCTGTCGGGGCCGAAGAACGGTCACAACGGCCGCCATCCGCTGCCCGATCGTGCGCGGCTGGTGGAGACGCTGGAGTCGCGCGGGCTGAAGCAAGGCCAGCAAGTCGTCGCGTATGACGCGCAAGGCGGCATGTACGCCGCCCGTGCATGGTGGCTGCTGCGCTGGCTCGGTCACGACGCGGTCGCGCTGCTCGACGGCGGCCTGCAGGCATGGGAAGCCGGCGGTCATCCGCTGACGCAGGACGCGCCGGCCCAGAACACTGGCGACTTCAAGGCCGGCGCGCCGCTGTCCGTCACGGTCGACGCGCAGACGGTCGAGCGCAATCTGAGCTCCAAGGAACACGTGGTGGTCGACGCGCGCGCGGCCGACCGCTATCGCGGCGAGAACGAGACGCTGGATCGCGTCGGCGGCCACATTCCCGGCGCACTCAACCGCTTCTTCAAAGACAACCTCACCGTCGACGGCCGCTTCAAGCCTGCTCATACGTTGCGCGAGGAATTCCACGCGCTGCTCGCCGACACGCCGCCGGAGCACGTGGTGCTGCAGTGTGGCTCGGGCGTCACGGCATGCGTGAATGCACTCGCGATGGAAGTCGCGGGCCTGCATGGCGCGGCGTTGTATGCGGGATCGTGGAGCGAGTGGAGTTCCGACCCGAAGCGGCCCATCGCCACGGGTCCGAATCCTTGA
- a CDS encoding aromatic ring-hydroxylating dioxygenase subunit alpha translates to MSNLSNALQLRSVHSQLPVTAYFDEALLTREIDTLFKKGPRYIGHDLMVPEAGNYFALPSESEGRVLVRNQQSQVELLSNVCRHRQAIMLNGRGQTENIVCPLHRWTYDLNGQLLGAPHFADNPCLNLGATSLQNWQGLLFEAQRRDVARDLARLGPKEHFDFSGFMFDHVEVHECNYNWKTFIEVYLEDYHVAPFHPGLGSFVNCDDLTWEFGEWYSVQTVGVHKDLEQPGSPTYRKWHDEVLRFRGGNPPEFGAIWMVYYPGIMIEWYPHVLVVSWLIPRGPQKTTNVVEFYYPEEIALFEREFVEAERAAYMETAREDDEIAERMDAGRRALMNRGESQVGPYQSPMEDGMQHFHEFLRRELGTI, encoded by the coding sequence ATGTCCAATCTGAGCAATGCATTGCAGTTGCGGTCTGTCCACAGCCAGCTGCCAGTCACGGCTTACTTTGACGAAGCGCTTCTAACGCGCGAAATCGACACCCTTTTCAAGAAAGGTCCTCGTTACATCGGCCACGATCTCATGGTGCCCGAGGCGGGGAATTATTTTGCTTTGCCTAGCGAGAGCGAAGGGCGTGTGCTCGTCCGTAACCAGCAGTCGCAAGTCGAACTGCTGTCGAACGTGTGCCGCCACCGGCAAGCCATCATGCTCAACGGCCGCGGCCAGACGGAGAACATCGTCTGCCCCCTGCATCGCTGGACGTACGACCTGAACGGCCAGCTCCTCGGTGCGCCCCATTTTGCGGATAACCCCTGCCTGAATCTCGGCGCCACGTCGCTGCAGAACTGGCAAGGCCTGCTGTTCGAAGCGCAAAGGCGCGATGTCGCGCGCGATCTGGCGCGCCTCGGCCCCAAGGAACACTTCGATTTTTCGGGCTTCATGTTCGATCACGTCGAAGTGCACGAGTGCAACTACAACTGGAAGACCTTTATCGAGGTCTATCTGGAGGACTATCACGTCGCGCCGTTCCATCCGGGCCTCGGCAGCTTCGTCAATTGCGACGACCTGACGTGGGAGTTCGGCGAGTGGTATAGCGTGCAGACGGTCGGCGTGCACAAGGATCTGGAACAGCCTGGCAGCCCCACCTACCGCAAGTGGCACGACGAGGTGCTGCGCTTTCGCGGTGGCAATCCACCGGAATTCGGCGCGATCTGGATGGTGTACTACCCGGGCATCATGATCGAGTGGTATCCGCACGTGCTGGTGGTGTCGTGGCTGATTCCGCGCGGTCCGCAGAAAACCACCAACGTGGTGGAGTTCTATTACCCTGAGGAAATCGCGCTGTTCGAGCGTGAGTTCGTCGAAGCCGAGCGCGCCGCCTACATGGAAACGGCCCGCGAAGACGACGAGATCGCGGAACGCATGGACGCCGGCCGCCGCGCGCTGATGAATCGTGGCGAATCGCAGGTCGGCCCGTATCAGAGCCCGATGGAAGACGGCATGCAGCACTTCCACGAATTCCTGCGGCGCGAACTCGGTACGATCTGA
- a CDS encoding NAD(P)/FAD-dependent oxidoreductase: MHRFIVVGGGAGGLELATRLGDRYAPHKNKSGVRAQVTLVDRNPTHIWKPLLHEVAAGSMDPFTQELEYAAQARWHGFEFQQGELTGLDRANKRLTLGIVLDDDGAELLPERQLEYDTLIIAIGSTTAFFGVKGAPEFSLALDTVSQAERFRKRLIAACMRAEHQVHEPVESTLGVASSGEPRIQVAIVGGGATGVELSAELRNTAQVLSAYGLHKLDPRHDVGIVLIEAGPRILPALQERVSTATAELLTKLGVKLMIGETVAEVAPGMIRTASGKTVRADLTVWAAGIKAPPILSELDGLPVNRLGQLIVRRTLQTETDDNVFALGDCAACPWPGNERNVPPRAQAAHQQASFLMKTLAARLENKPLPEFTYRDFGSLVSLGHFSAVGNLMGGVIGGNMLIEGLFARFMYMSLYRLHIAALHGYARMVLDTFAHWLRRTTLPRVKLH, from the coding sequence TTATCGTCGTTGGCGGAGGCGCGGGGGGATTGGAGCTGGCGACGCGTCTGGGTGATCGCTATGCACCCCACAAGAACAAGAGCGGAGTGCGCGCTCAGGTCACGCTCGTCGACCGCAATCCGACTCATATCTGGAAGCCGCTGCTGCATGAAGTGGCGGCCGGCAGCATGGACCCGTTCACGCAGGAACTCGAATATGCCGCTCAAGCGCGCTGGCATGGCTTCGAATTTCAACAGGGCGAACTGACGGGGCTGGACCGCGCGAACAAGCGCCTCACGCTCGGCATCGTGCTCGACGACGACGGCGCCGAACTGCTGCCCGAACGCCAGCTCGAATACGACACGCTGATCATCGCGATCGGCAGCACGACCGCCTTCTTCGGCGTCAAAGGCGCGCCTGAATTTTCCCTCGCACTCGATACGGTCAGCCAGGCCGAGCGTTTCCGCAAACGCCTGATTGCGGCATGCATGCGCGCCGAGCATCAGGTGCATGAACCCGTCGAATCGACACTGGGCGTCGCGTCTAGCGGCGAGCCGCGCATTCAGGTGGCGATCGTCGGAGGTGGCGCGACGGGCGTGGAACTGTCGGCGGAATTGCGCAACACGGCGCAAGTCCTGTCCGCATACGGCCTGCATAAGCTCGATCCGCGGCACGACGTCGGCATCGTGTTGATCGAAGCGGGGCCGCGCATTCTGCCGGCTTTGCAGGAACGAGTCTCGACCGCCACGGCCGAACTGCTTACCAAGCTCGGCGTGAAGCTGATGATCGGCGAAACCGTGGCCGAAGTCGCGCCCGGCATGATCCGCACCGCGAGCGGCAAAACCGTGCGCGCCGATTTGACGGTGTGGGCGGCGGGCATCAAGGCGCCGCCGATTCTGAGCGAGCTCGACGGCCTGCCGGTCAATCGGCTGGGCCAACTCATCGTGCGTCGCACGCTGCAAACCGAGACCGACGACAACGTCTTCGCGCTCGGCGATTGCGCCGCCTGTCCGTGGCCGGGCAACGAGCGCAACGTGCCGCCGCGCGCGCAGGCTGCTCACCAGCAGGCGAGCTTCCTGATGAAGACGCTGGCGGCGCGGCTCGAAAACAAGCCGTTGCCGGAGTTCACTTATCGCGACTTCGGGTCGCTGGTGTCGCTCGGGCATTTCAGCGCCGTTGGTAATCTGATGGGCGGGGTGATCGGCGGCAATATGCTGATCGAAGGGCTGTTCGCGCGCTTCATGTACATGTCGCTGTACCGGCTGCATATCGCCGCGCTGCACGGCTACGCGCGCATGGTGCTGGATACCTTCGCGCACTGGTTGCGCCGCACCACGCTGCCGCGGGTCAAGCTGCACTGA
- a CDS encoding farnesyl diphosphate synthase, with protein sequence MTFEQWMRSVLERVETALEHYLPTEASEPATLHEAMRYALLGGGKRVRPLLCHAAGELTGARAECLDAAAAALEMIHVYSLVHDDMPCMDDDALRRGKPTVHVKYDEATALLVGDALQSQAFVALTSDVLAPAQQAALVRELALASGSIGMCGGQAIDLASVGHTLTRTQLETMHRMKTGALLRAAVRMGALAGETPDADAMRSLDAYSAAVGLAFQVVDDILDVTTDSATLGKTAGKDAKDGKPTYVSIIGLDASRSLAAQLRSDAHAALAPFGARAQRLAELADLVVNRVS encoded by the coding sequence ATGACATTCGAACAATGGATGCGCTCGGTACTGGAGCGCGTCGAAACGGCACTGGAACATTACCTGCCGACCGAGGCAAGCGAGCCCGCCACGCTGCATGAAGCCATGCGCTACGCGTTGCTGGGCGGCGGCAAGCGGGTTCGCCCGCTGCTGTGTCACGCGGCCGGCGAGCTGACCGGCGCGCGCGCCGAGTGCCTGGATGCGGCGGCGGCGGCACTGGAAATGATCCACGTGTACTCGCTCGTCCACGACGACATGCCGTGCATGGACGACGACGCGCTGCGTCGCGGCAAGCCTACCGTACACGTCAAATATGACGAAGCGACGGCATTGCTGGTCGGCGACGCGTTGCAATCGCAAGCGTTCGTCGCGCTGACGTCGGACGTTCTGGCCCCGGCGCAGCAGGCCGCGCTCGTGCGCGAACTGGCGCTGGCGAGCGGCTCGATCGGCATGTGCGGCGGACAGGCCATCGATCTAGCGAGCGTCGGCCACACGCTGACGCGTACGCAGCTCGAAACCATGCACCGCATGAAAACCGGCGCCTTGCTGCGCGCCGCGGTGCGCATGGGTGCGCTGGCGGGCGAAACGCCGGACGCGGACGCCATGCGTTCGCTCGACGCGTATTCGGCCGCTGTCGGCCTCGCGTTTCAGGTCGTCGACGATATTCTCGACGTGACGACCGATTCGGCGACGCTTGGCAAAACCGCAGGTAAAGACGCGAAGGACGGCAAGCCGACCTACGTGTCGATTATTGGGCTCGACGCGTCGCGTTCGCTCGCAGCGCAGTTGCGCAGCGACGCCCACGCCGCGCTGGCGCCGTTCGGCGCACGCGCGCAGCGTCTTGCCGAATTGGCCGACCTGGTGGTGAACCGGGTTAGCTGA
- the dxs gene encoding 1-deoxy-D-xylulose-5-phosphate synthase, with protein sequence MYDLLKTIDDPAALRRLDRRQLQPLADELRAFVLDSVSQTGGHLSSNLGTVELTIALHYVFDTPHDRIVWDVGHQTYPHKILTGRRDQMHTLRQLGGISGFPKRDESEYDTFGTAHSSTSISAALGMAVASKLQGDNRMGIAVIGDGAMTAGMAFEAMNNAGVEDDVPLLVILNDNDMSISPPVGALNRHLARLMSGRFYAAARAGVERVLRVAPPMLDLARKLEEHAKGMIVPATLFEEFGFNYIGPIDGHDLDSLIPTLQNIKELRGPQFLHVVTKKGQGYKLAEADPVLYHGPGKFNPAEGIKPAATPSKKTYTQVFGEWLCDAAELDARVVGITPAMREGSGMVEFEKRFPDRYFDVGIAEQHAVTFAGGLAAEGMKPVVAIYSTFLQRAYDQLIHDVALQNLPVVFAIDRAGLVGADGATHAGAYDLAFLRCIPNMTVMAASDENECRQMLYTALQQPNPTAVRYPRGAGTGVATVKQMAALPLGKGEIRRQTSQPAGKRIAILAFGTMVAPSLAAAEQLDATVANMRFVKPLDADLVRQLAETHDAIVTVEEGCVMGGAGSACVEALLESGVMRPVLQLGLPDRFIDHGDPAKLLAACGLDAAGITKSIRERFLSSGAVGGQSSVKRVA encoded by the coding sequence ATGTACGACTTGCTGAAAACCATTGACGACCCGGCAGCCCTGCGCCGCCTCGATCGCCGCCAATTGCAACCGCTTGCCGACGAGTTGCGTGCTTTCGTGCTCGACAGCGTATCGCAGACGGGCGGCCATCTTTCGTCCAACCTCGGCACGGTCGAGTTGACCATTGCTCTGCACTATGTGTTCGACACGCCGCACGACCGGATCGTCTGGGACGTCGGCCATCAAACCTATCCGCACAAGATCCTGACGGGCCGCCGCGACCAGATGCACACGCTGCGTCAGCTGGGCGGCATCTCAGGCTTCCCGAAGCGTGACGAGTCGGAATACGACACCTTCGGCACGGCGCACTCCAGCACGTCGATCTCCGCCGCGCTCGGCATGGCGGTCGCAAGCAAGCTGCAGGGCGACAACCGTATGGGCATCGCCGTGATCGGCGACGGCGCAATGACGGCCGGCATGGCGTTCGAGGCGATGAACAACGCCGGCGTCGAAGACGACGTGCCGCTGCTGGTCATCCTGAACGACAACGACATGTCGATTTCGCCGCCGGTCGGCGCGCTGAATCGCCATCTGGCGCGCCTGATGTCCGGCCGCTTCTACGCCGCCGCGCGTGCCGGTGTCGAGCGCGTGCTGCGCGTCGCGCCGCCCATGCTCGACCTCGCCCGCAAGCTCGAAGAGCACGCCAAGGGCATGATCGTGCCGGCCACGCTGTTCGAAGAGTTTGGCTTCAACTACATCGGCCCGATCGACGGGCATGATCTCGATTCGCTGATCCCGACGCTGCAGAACATCAAGGAACTGCGCGGTCCGCAATTCCTGCATGTCGTGACGAAGAAGGGCCAAGGCTACAAGCTGGCCGAAGCCGATCCGGTGCTGTACCACGGCCCCGGCAAGTTCAATCCGGCTGAAGGCATCAAGCCCGCGGCCACGCCCTCGAAGAAGACCTACACGCAAGTGTTCGGCGAATGGCTGTGCGACGCGGCCGAGCTGGATGCACGTGTGGTCGGCATCACGCCCGCCATGCGCGAAGGCTCGGGCATGGTCGAGTTCGAGAAGCGCTTCCCGGACCGTTACTTCGACGTCGGCATCGCCGAGCAGCACGCGGTGACGTTTGCCGGCGGTCTGGCCGCCGAAGGTATGAAGCCGGTGGTCGCGATCTACTCGACCTTCCTGCAACGTGCTTACGATCAGCTGATTCACGACGTCGCGCTGCAGAACCTGCCGGTGGTGTTCGCTATCGACCGCGCGGGTCTGGTCGGCGCGGACGGCGCGACGCACGCGGGGGCTTACGACCTGGCGTTCCTGCGCTGCATCCCGAACATGACGGTGATGGCCGCGTCGGACGAAAACGAATGCCGCCAGATGCTGTACACGGCGTTACAGCAGCCGAACCCGACGGCGGTGCGCTACCCGCGTGGCGCCGGCACGGGCGTCGCGACCGTCAAGCAGATGGCGGCGTTGCCGCTTGGCAAGGGCGAGATTCGTCGCCAAACGTCGCAGCCGGCAGGCAAGCGTATTGCGATTCTGGCGTTCGGCACGATGGTGGCGCCGTCGCTGGCAGCCGCCGAGCAACTGGACGCAACGGTCGCGAACATGCGCTTCGTGAAGCCGCTCGACGCCGATCTGGTCCGTCAGTTGGCCGAAACGCACGACGCCATCGTCACGGTCGAAGAAGGCTGCGTGATGGGCGGCGCGGGCTCGGCTTGCGTCGAAGCCCTGCTCGAAAGTGGGGTTATGCGACCCGTACTACAATTGGGCCTCCCCGATCGGTTCATCGATCACGGGGATCCGGCCAAGCTGCTCGCTGCGTGTGGTCTCGACGCCGCGGGTATCACCAAGTCGATCCGCGAGCGCTTCCTGTCGAGCGGCGCGGTCGGCGGCCAGTCGTCGGTGAAGCGCGTCGCGTAA
- a CDS encoding dienelactone hydrolase family protein: protein MLKPDVDSLVPHVPFNRRTFIKAALGTGFAAAVLPVSAQTIHTDTDGLEAGEIAVRSGDTLVPAYRAQPRGKTHLPVIIVVHEIFGVHEHIADVCRRFAKLGYLAIAPNLFERQGDPTGHASMQQISALVVSKVPDEQVMGDLDATVAWAGEHGGDLNRLGVNGFCWGGRIAWLYAEHNPRLKAAAAWYGRVTGATNAMMPANPLDQVAQLHAPVLGLYGLQDQSIPQDTLEQMKQAIAQGPQAGRGSRFVVYDDAGHAFFADYRPSYRKADAEDGWRRVLVWFKQHGVA from the coding sequence ATGCTGAAACCCGACGTCGACAGCCTGGTCCCGCACGTCCCCTTCAACCGCCGTACCTTCATCAAGGCCGCGCTCGGCACCGGCTTCGCCGCCGCCGTGCTGCCGGTTTCCGCACAAACCATTCATACCGATACTGACGGCCTCGAAGCCGGCGAAATCGCGGTGCGCTCCGGCGACACGCTGGTGCCCGCGTATCGCGCGCAGCCGAGGGGCAAGACGCACTTGCCGGTGATCATCGTCGTGCACGAGATTTTCGGCGTGCACGAGCATATCGCTGACGTGTGTCGGCGCTTCGCCAAGCTAGGTTATCTCGCGATCGCGCCGAATCTGTTTGAGCGGCAAGGCGATCCGACCGGTCATGCGAGCATGCAGCAGATCAGCGCGCTGGTGGTCAGCAAGGTGCCGGACGAACAGGTGATGGGCGATCTCGATGCCACCGTCGCCTGGGCTGGCGAACACGGTGGCGATCTGAACCGGCTCGGGGTGAACGGCTTCTGCTGGGGCGGCCGGATTGCGTGGCTATACGCCGAACATAACCCGCGATTGAAGGCCGCCGCCGCCTGGTATGGACGGGTGACGGGCGCAACGAACGCGATGATGCCGGCGAATCCGCTCGACCAGGTCGCGCAGCTTCATGCGCCGGTGCTGGGGCTTTACGGGTTGCAGGATCAGAGCATCCCGCAGGACACGCTCGAACAGATGAAGCAGGCCATCGCGCAAGGGCCGCAAGCGGGCCGTGGTTCGCGGTTCGTCGTGTATGACGATGCGGGCCACGCGTTTTTCGCGGATTACCGGCCGAGCTACAGGAAGGCCGATGCCGAGGATGGCTGGCGCCGCGTGCTGGTGTGGTTCAAGCAGCACGGGGTGGCATAA